A stretch of Bombina bombina isolate aBomBom1 chromosome 2, aBomBom1.pri, whole genome shotgun sequence DNA encodes these proteins:
- the LOC128650435 gene encoding collagen alpha-1(I) chain-like, whose translation MSRSKRSAAVPIRFRESPGRSLRSAPVIEEEDEDVVPPTPEKTRPVSSALTPNVVVSNPPAPELAPAGPGTVMVAGQAGAVSAGPSGLDTALEAGLGALTASGMSPEAAAAIVGMFKALTAAVLPPVASRVEPGPTAPHYPPQLGRGPGDPHQAGPSMVNHPAGSLGPGTDASLVAQSVTGAGPAGPRPLTGPPLSLVAQSEPATTSAGSGCGLASAASISGRSGDTRDVTSGAAVVTRPEPGSERHIQRARKRPSRVLSTGEGGVSGRACSAARHSAIASNANRASPLQRGRGAQRGRLRGSSVSKQAYGRARSALLERQWYHRGGASSNYVPQTRVNAPTDGAQGESLGTITAGVQGGKGLVAAGAQNVHSVRERVVRESPYVAGPANEWSGDMNDERARGVPDRAGGSTSTPIGGGSQGGHTAGLDTPLSFVSPPQDMVPTPQRTEGPGTTGVGLSVQPAGGSVAAAPGTSTPSTSAVGVATGPSRIWIIGHSYVHWAALKAHSLPEGQQLGIPTSQASIRWLGRRGLQWDGLPALLQNARHRWGQPHIILLHMGGNDIGSAPALDLINAMRSDVKWICTTFPGVRLAWSNIIPRLRWRYFPTPRIAYRVRKKVNRELGRAVIEVGGFVVRHELISADKKGLYRPDGVHLSDEGLAIFLVDLKTALVSNI comes from the exons atgtctagatctaagagaagtgctgcggtgcccattcgcttcagggagtcccctgggagatccttgaggagtgcacctgtaattgaagaggaggatgaggatgtggtgccaccaactccggaGAAAACAAGGCCAGTATCATCTGCTTTAACTCCTAATGTTGTGGTCTCTAACCCCCCAGCCCCTGAACTTGCACCCGCCGGGCCCGGTACTGTGATGGTTGcgggacaggcgggtgcagtgagcgctggcccatccggcctagacacggctttggaggcaggcctgggggcccttacggcctccggaatgtcgccggaggcggcggcggccatagtgggcatgtttaaggccctCACGGCCGCCGTTCTGCCTCCGGTGGCAAGCCGGGTGGAACCGGGGCCTACCGCCCCTCATTATCCCCCTCAATTGGGCCGGGGGCCTGGGGACCCTCATCAGGCAGggcccagtatggtaaatcatccggccgggtccctagggcccggcacggatgcctcattggtggctcagtcggttaCTGGAGCGGGGCCTGCGGGTCCTCGCCCACTCACCGGACCGCCgctatcattggtggctcagtcggagcctgcaactaccagtgcaggctccggttgcggccttgcgtccgccgcgtccatttccggccggtcaggtgacacgcgtgacgtcacttccggcgccgcggTAGTCACACGGCCGGAACCTGGATCAGAGCGGCACATCCAGCGAGCGcgcaagaggcctagccgggtactctccacaggtgaggggggagtatccgggcgggCCTGCTCCGCTGCGCGACACTCTGCAATAGCTAGCAATGCAAACAGAGCAAGTCCCTTACAGAGAGGCCGCGGCGCGCAGAGAGGGAGGCTCAGGGGTTCCAGTGTTAGCAAGCAGGCTTATGGGAGAGCTAGAAGCGCATTGCTGGAGCGCCAGTGGTATCACAGGGGGGGTGCCAGCAGCAACTATGTACCCCAAACAAGGGTGAATGCGCCCACTGATGGGGCACAGGGCGAGTCGCTAGGCACAATAACTGCAGGGGTCCAAGGGGGCAAAGGGCTTGTTGCGGCAGGTGCTCAGAACGTTCATTCAGTCAGGGAGCGTGTGGTCAGAGAATCCCCCTATGTGGCAGGGCCAGcgaatgaatggagtggtgatatgaatgacgagagggctagaggggtcccagacagggccgggggcagtacttctaccccgattgggggcggcagtcaagggggacacacggctggcctggatactcccctctcgtttgtttctcccccacaggacatggtgcctacaccgcagaggacagagggcccgggtacaacgggagtaggactatctgtacagccagcaggcggatcagtggcagctgcaccaggaacatctaccccgtcaacatcggcagttg gtgtggctacaggtccttctcgtatctggataatagggcactcctacgtgcactgggcggcactgaaggcccattctcttcctgaggggcagcagttggggattccgacgtctcaggcatcaatacggtggttgggccgtagaggcttacagtgggatggtttgcctgccctcctccagaatgccagacatcgatggggacagccccacatcatcctccttcacatggggggaaatgatatagggagtgcaccTGCTCTAGatctcatcaatgcgatgaggtcggatgtcaagtggatctgtaccacgtttccgggggttaggctggcctggtccaacataatcccccggctgcgttggagatatttccccacaccgaggatagcatatagggttagaaaaaaagttaacagggagctgggtagagcagtaatagaggtagggggttttgtggtccgccatgaactgatctcagcggacaaaaaagggctgtatcgcccggacggggtgcacctgtccgacgaagggctggcgatcttcctggtggacctcaaaacggctctggttagtaatatttag